In Bubalus bubalis isolate 160015118507 breed Murrah chromosome 3, NDDB_SH_1, whole genome shotgun sequence, a genomic segment contains:
- the LOC102403695 gene encoding serine protease 55, which translates to MASSHGKLEMTLENITVVMGSRTLKDSRLERKQVQKIIIHKDYEPPHLDSDLSLLLLATPVQFNNFKMPICLQKKEKIWGRCWMTEWVMAPSYDRKDNFNMYLQKLRVVQITWRDCSQRVDQLSRNMLCAWQELGTKGNCQGDSGAPMVCTIHGSRRLFQVGVFSWGIRSGFRGRPGMFVSVAQFLPWIQEETEKEGKAYTFSGTQRSSSLHRVLWYPIWFGLGVSSTAYQHVYW; encoded by the exons ATGGCGAGTTCCCATGGCAA GTTAGAAATGACCTTGGAAAACATCACTGTGGTCATGGGATCCAGAACACTCAAGGACTCCCGCCTGGAGAGAAAGCAAGTGCAGAAGATAATTATTCACAAAGATTATGAACCACCTCACCTGGACAGCGACCTCTCCCTGTTGCTGCTTGCCACACCAGTACAATTCAATAACTTCAAAATGCCCATCTGCCTGCAGAAGAAGGAGAAGATCTGGGGCCGCTGCTGGATGACAGAGTGGGTGATGGCTCCTTCATATG ACCGAAAGGACAACTTCAACATGTACCTGCAGAAGCTGAGAGTGGTGCAGATTACCTGGAGAGATTGCAGCCAGAGGGTAGACCAGCTCTCCAGGAACATGCTTTGCGCCTGGCAAGAACTGGGCACCAAAGGCAACTGCCAG GGAGACAGTGGGGCACCTATGGTCTGTACTATCCACGGAAGCCGGAGGCTCTTCCAAGTGGGTGTGTTCAGTTGGGGCATACGATCTGGCTTCAGGGGGAGGCCTGGTATGTTTGTGTCTGTGGCTCAATTTCTTCCATGGatccaggaagaaacagaaaaggagggGAAAGCCTACACCTTCTCAGGAACTCAGAGAAGCAGCTCCCTGCATCGTGTTCTGTGGTACCCCATATGGTTTGGCTTGGGGGTCTCAAGTACAGCTTACCAGCATGTTTACTGGTGA